From the Lolium rigidum isolate FL_2022 chromosome 2, APGP_CSIRO_Lrig_0.1, whole genome shotgun sequence genome, one window contains:
- the LOC124693270 gene encoding uncharacterized protein LOC124693270 isoform X1 has product MSGAPKRLHDEGSHSTPAKRPLDESSLYSSPSGKVIQPGSNDFHGSFEHDGRFSKVQRVESRDDNRSSLTHRLPVGSSNFVDHSTSSDSRLEAKQNKDARDTKADDREAKADARDVHSDTRIEFQGNKVETDVKTSNRADANELRADRRVHADFLGDVKSDKDSHPTGTSNLAWKDNKDHRGKRYAEQPDDAVWRFPRPGLQGTDETLKAPAPVEERNSKDAHESTGENKIEPKSEDKFRDKDRRKKDEKHRDFSARDTDRNDRRTGTQLAGGSVERREIQRDDRDAEKWDRERKDPQKDKESNDREKDSAKKDSFVAVDKEVATLEKTASDGPFKPAEHENTAAEMKTLKDDTWKSHDRDPKDKKREKDVDTGDRHDQRSKYNDKESDDAGPEGDTEKDKDTFGSIQRRRMARSKGGSQASQREPRLRSKMRDGEGSQGKSEVYAIVYKAGECMQELLKSWKEFEATPDARNAENQQNVPTLEIRIPAEFVTSTNRQVKGAQLWGTDVYTNDSDLVAVLMHTGYCSPTSSPPPSAIQELRATVRVLPPQDSYTSTLRNNVRSRAWGAGIGCSFRIERCCIVKKGGGTIDLEPRLSHTSAVEPTLAPVAVERSMTTRAAASNALRQQRFVREVTIQYNLCNEPWLKYSISIVADKGLKKSLYTSARLKKGEVIYLETHFNSSHRYELCFSGEKTRSGGSSSDLEPEKHQNSSHHHSQNGDRATAEHELRDVFRWSRCKKAMPEIAMRSIGIPLPTEQVEVLQDNLEWEDVQWSQTGVWVSGKEYPLARVHFLSSN; this is encoded by the exons ATGAGTGGTGCTCCAAAGAGGTTGCATGATGAGGGTAGCCACTCTACACCTGCGAAACGTCCTTTAGACGAAAGCAGCTTGTATTCGAGCCCGTCTGGGAAAGTCATTCAACCAGGCAGCAATGATTTCCATGGCTCTTTTGAACATGATGGAAGATTTTCCAAAGTACAACGTGTTGAGTCTCGTGATGATAACAGATCATCTCTGACACATCGTCTGCCTGTTGGCTCCTCCAACTTTGTAGACCACTCAACCTCATCTGACAGCAGATTAGAAGCAAAGCAAAACAAAGATGCACGAGACACCAAGGCTGATGACCGGGAGGCAAAAGCTGATGCTCGGGATGTCCATAGTGATACCAGGATTGAATTTCAAGGCAACAAAGTTGAGACTGATGTAAAGACTAGCAACAGAGCAGATGCCAATGAATTAAGAGCTGACCGAAGGGTGCATGCTGACTTCTTGGGCGATGTCAAATCAGATAAGGATAGCCACCCTACTGGAACTTCAAACTTAGCATGGAAAGATAATAAAGACCATAGGGGTAAAAGGTATGCTGAACAGCCAGACGATGCAGTTTGGCGCTTTCCCCGTCCTGGTTTGCAAGGCACAGATGAAACTCTCAAGGCTCCAGCTCCTGTGGAAGAACGCAACTCCAAGGATGCACATGAATCTACTGGTGAGAATAAAATAGAACCTAAAAGTGAAGATAAGTTCAGAGACAAGGACAGGAGAAAGAAGGATGAAAAACATAGGGATTTCAGTGCAAGAGACACTGATAGAAATGATCGCAGAACTGGCACTCAGCTTGCAGGAGGTAGTGTTGAACGAAGAGAAATTCAAAGGGACGATCGGGATGCTGAAAAGTGGGACAGGGAAAGAAAAGACCCCCAGAAGGACAAGGAAAGCAATGATCGTGAGAAAGATTCTGCCAAGAAGGATTCATTTGTAGCAGTTGACAAGGAGGTTGCAACGCTGGAAAAAACTGCATCTGATGGACCTTTTAAACCTGCCGAACATGAGAATACAGCTGCTGAAATGAAGACACTAAAAGATGACACATGGAAATCTCATGATAGGGATCCTAAGGACAAGAAaagagagaaggatgtggatacAGGAGACAGGCATGACCAAAGGAGTAAATATAATGACAAGGAATCTGACGATGCTGGTCCTGAAGGAGATACAGAGAAAGATAAGGATACTTTTGGAAGTATTCAGCGCAGGAGGATGGCACGTTCAAAGGGAGGTAGTCAAGCATCTCAACGGGAACCTCGGCTTCGGTCCAAAATGCGTGATGGTGAAGG GTCTCAAG GTAAGTCTGAGGTATATGCTATTGTCTATAAAGCTGGTGAATGCATGCAAGAGCTTCTGAAATCATGGAAAGAGTTTGAAGCAACCCCAGATGCTAGAAATGCCGAGAATCAACAAAATGTTCCTACTCTTGAAATTCGAATACCTGCGGAGTTTGTTACTTCCACTAATCGGCAA GTAAAAGGTGCTCAGCTTTGGGGAACAGATGTTTATACAAACGATTCAGACCTTGTGGCAG TGCTAATGCATACTGGTTACTGCTCCCCTACATCATCACCTCCACCATCTGCCATCCAAGAACTACGTGCAACAGTTCGTGTTTTACCACCACAAGACA GCTATACTTCAACTCTAAGGAACAATGTGCGCTCACGTGCTTGGGGTGCTGGTATTGGTTGTAGCTTTCGTATAGAACGCTGCTGCATCGTTAAG AAAGGTGGTGGTACCATTGATCTCGAGCCTCGCCTTAGCCATACATCAGCTGTGGAGCCTACACTTGCTCCAGTTGCAGTGGAGCGTTCAATGACAACAAGAGCAGCAGCTTCT AATGCATTACGTCAACAAAGATTTGTTCGGGAAGTCACAATACAGTACAACCTCTGCAATGAGCCATG GTTAAAATATAGTATAAGCATTGTGGCGGACAAGGGATTGAAGAAGTCACTATATACTTCTGCGAGACTGAAAAAGGGTGAAGTGATATACTTGGAAACACATTTCAATAG TTCTCACAGGTATGAGCTGTGCTTCAGTGGAGAAAAAACCCGTTCTGGTGGGTCAAGCTCCGATTTAGAGCCGGAGAAACACCAGAACAGTAGCCACCACCATTCACAAAATGGGGACAGGGCCACCGCAGAGCATGAACTCCGGGACGTGTTCCGATGGTCACGGTGTAAGAAAGCCATGCCCGAGATCGCAATGCGATCTATTGGTATTCCACTGCCAACTGAACAAGTTGAG GTGCTGCAGGATAATCTGGAATGGGAGGATGTGCAGTGGTCGCAGACCGGCGTCTGGGTCTCCGGGAAGGAGTATCCGCTCGCCCGAGTGCATTTCCTCTCCTCGAACTAG
- the LOC124693270 gene encoding uncharacterized protein LOC124693270 isoform X2: MSGAPKRLHDEGSHSTPAKRPLDESSLYSSPSGKVIQPGSNDFHGSFEHDGRFSKVQRVESRDDNRSSLTHRLPVGSSNFVDHSTSSDSRLEAKQNKDARDTKADDREAKADARDVHSDTRIEFQGNKVETDVKTSNRADANELRADRRVHADFLGDVKSDKDSHPTGTSNLAWKDNKDHRGKRYAEQPDDAVWRFPRPGLQGTDETLKAPAPVEERNSKDAHESTGENKIEPKSEDKFRDKDRRKKDEKHRDFSARDTDRNDRRTGTQLAGGSVERREIQRDDRDAEKWDRERKDPQKDKESNDREKDSAKKDSFVAVDKEVATLEKTASDGPFKPAEHENTAAEMKTLKDDTWKSHDRDPKDKKREKDVDTGDRHDQRSKYNDKESDDAGPEGDTEKDKDTFGSIQRRRMARSKGGSQASQREPRLRSKMRDGEGSQGKSEVYAIVYKAGECMQELLKSWKEFEATPDARNAENQQNVPTLEIRIPAEFVTSTNRQVKGAQLWGTDVYTNDSDLVAVLMHTGYCSPTSSPPPSAIQELRATVRVLPPQDSYTSTLRNNVRSRAWGAGIGCSFRIERCCIVKKGGGTIDLEPRLSHTSAVEPTLAPVAVERSMTTRAAASNALRQQRFVREVTIQYNLCNEPWLKYSISIVADKGLKKSLYTSARLKKGEVIYLETHFNRYELCFSGEKTRSGGSSSDLEPEKHQNSSHHHSQNGDRATAEHELRDVFRWSRCKKAMPEIAMRSIGIPLPTEQVEVLQDNLEWEDVQWSQTGVWVSGKEYPLARVHFLSSN; the protein is encoded by the exons ATGAGTGGTGCTCCAAAGAGGTTGCATGATGAGGGTAGCCACTCTACACCTGCGAAACGTCCTTTAGACGAAAGCAGCTTGTATTCGAGCCCGTCTGGGAAAGTCATTCAACCAGGCAGCAATGATTTCCATGGCTCTTTTGAACATGATGGAAGATTTTCCAAAGTACAACGTGTTGAGTCTCGTGATGATAACAGATCATCTCTGACACATCGTCTGCCTGTTGGCTCCTCCAACTTTGTAGACCACTCAACCTCATCTGACAGCAGATTAGAAGCAAAGCAAAACAAAGATGCACGAGACACCAAGGCTGATGACCGGGAGGCAAAAGCTGATGCTCGGGATGTCCATAGTGATACCAGGATTGAATTTCAAGGCAACAAAGTTGAGACTGATGTAAAGACTAGCAACAGAGCAGATGCCAATGAATTAAGAGCTGACCGAAGGGTGCATGCTGACTTCTTGGGCGATGTCAAATCAGATAAGGATAGCCACCCTACTGGAACTTCAAACTTAGCATGGAAAGATAATAAAGACCATAGGGGTAAAAGGTATGCTGAACAGCCAGACGATGCAGTTTGGCGCTTTCCCCGTCCTGGTTTGCAAGGCACAGATGAAACTCTCAAGGCTCCAGCTCCTGTGGAAGAACGCAACTCCAAGGATGCACATGAATCTACTGGTGAGAATAAAATAGAACCTAAAAGTGAAGATAAGTTCAGAGACAAGGACAGGAGAAAGAAGGATGAAAAACATAGGGATTTCAGTGCAAGAGACACTGATAGAAATGATCGCAGAACTGGCACTCAGCTTGCAGGAGGTAGTGTTGAACGAAGAGAAATTCAAAGGGACGATCGGGATGCTGAAAAGTGGGACAGGGAAAGAAAAGACCCCCAGAAGGACAAGGAAAGCAATGATCGTGAGAAAGATTCTGCCAAGAAGGATTCATTTGTAGCAGTTGACAAGGAGGTTGCAACGCTGGAAAAAACTGCATCTGATGGACCTTTTAAACCTGCCGAACATGAGAATACAGCTGCTGAAATGAAGACACTAAAAGATGACACATGGAAATCTCATGATAGGGATCCTAAGGACAAGAAaagagagaaggatgtggatacAGGAGACAGGCATGACCAAAGGAGTAAATATAATGACAAGGAATCTGACGATGCTGGTCCTGAAGGAGATACAGAGAAAGATAAGGATACTTTTGGAAGTATTCAGCGCAGGAGGATGGCACGTTCAAAGGGAGGTAGTCAAGCATCTCAACGGGAACCTCGGCTTCGGTCCAAAATGCGTGATGGTGAAGG GTCTCAAG GTAAGTCTGAGGTATATGCTATTGTCTATAAAGCTGGTGAATGCATGCAAGAGCTTCTGAAATCATGGAAAGAGTTTGAAGCAACCCCAGATGCTAGAAATGCCGAGAATCAACAAAATGTTCCTACTCTTGAAATTCGAATACCTGCGGAGTTTGTTACTTCCACTAATCGGCAA GTAAAAGGTGCTCAGCTTTGGGGAACAGATGTTTATACAAACGATTCAGACCTTGTGGCAG TGCTAATGCATACTGGTTACTGCTCCCCTACATCATCACCTCCACCATCTGCCATCCAAGAACTACGTGCAACAGTTCGTGTTTTACCACCACAAGACA GCTATACTTCAACTCTAAGGAACAATGTGCGCTCACGTGCTTGGGGTGCTGGTATTGGTTGTAGCTTTCGTATAGAACGCTGCTGCATCGTTAAG AAAGGTGGTGGTACCATTGATCTCGAGCCTCGCCTTAGCCATACATCAGCTGTGGAGCCTACACTTGCTCCAGTTGCAGTGGAGCGTTCAATGACAACAAGAGCAGCAGCTTCT AATGCATTACGTCAACAAAGATTTGTTCGGGAAGTCACAATACAGTACAACCTCTGCAATGAGCCATG GTTAAAATATAGTATAAGCATTGTGGCGGACAAGGGATTGAAGAAGTCACTATATACTTCTGCGAGACTGAAAAAGGGTGAAGTGATATACTTGGAAACACATTTCAATAG GTATGAGCTGTGCTTCAGTGGAGAAAAAACCCGTTCTGGTGGGTCAAGCTCCGATTTAGAGCCGGAGAAACACCAGAACAGTAGCCACCACCATTCACAAAATGGGGACAGGGCCACCGCAGAGCATGAACTCCGGGACGTGTTCCGATGGTCACGGTGTAAGAAAGCCATGCCCGAGATCGCAATGCGATCTATTGGTATTCCACTGCCAACTGAACAAGTTGAG GTGCTGCAGGATAATCTGGAATGGGAGGATGTGCAGTGGTCGCAGACCGGCGTCTGGGTCTCCGGGAAGGAGTATCCGCTCGCCCGAGTGCATTTCCTCTCCTCGAACTAG